A stretch of the Schistocerca serialis cubense isolate TAMUIC-IGC-003099 chromosome 2, iqSchSeri2.2, whole genome shotgun sequence genome encodes the following:
- the LOC126456442 gene encoding piggyBac transposable element-derived protein 4-like, whose translation MYVVTHNVIFFLEDEIDDSLSSDEDENDVEGVASNPAAVPYPKDSEWTAVDTYRPLPVNTTPRQILVDIDESSSVLDCSKVFLTDSDVNELKRQTNLYASQTIQKKRRGNNLKPHSVLSSWKPVTISEMRRFLGIIFHMCVSKKPKIADHWSTNPVLSCNFCPHVMSRLRFTQILSCLHLVDNSNQKKPGEDGFHPLYKVLPYYNNLKERCIQAYRPSEKVTIDEGICPFRGRVSFRVYMQNKPHKYGLKVYAVAEASSGYVVNFEVYAGKHIVDNSSSAVILRLLSDSSLLNKGHTVYLDRFYSSPELFQQLAEKGTGAVGTVNKSRKGLPKDLVSAKLKKGEMSFRRKDNVLAMKWKDKRDVYTLSTRHQATFGTHTKRNGSVVLKPLQVLDYNLNKIGVDIGDQRLQYNPFQHRTVKWWRKLYFHLLLMGVSNAFWLYNAVHRKKITITDFITVLAVQLVEDDTLEFIPRNEGTVGRLTKRHFLQHIPATTKKYAARVCHVCSSRSKKQSGKASRKETRYECEQCGVALCLEPCFKIFHTKKQYDSV comes from the coding sequence atgtatgtagttacacataatgtgatattctttttagaagacgagattgatgacagtttgtcttcagatgaagacgagaatgatgttgaaggtgttgcttcaaatccagcagctgtgccgtatccgaaagacagtgagtggactgcagttgacacctaccgacctctgcctgtcaacacgacacccaggcagatactagtggatattgatgagtcgagttctgtactggattgcagtaaagtgttccttactgacagtgacgtaaatgaactcaagagacagacaaatttgtatgcatcacagacaatacagaagaaaagaagaggaaataatctgaagccccattcagttttgagttcgtggaagccagtgactataagtgagatgaggcgtttcttgggtattattttccacatgtgtgtttcgaaaaagccaaaaattgcggaccattggagcactaatcctgttcttagttgtaacttttgtccccatgtcatgagccgtttgcgtttcactcagatactgtcatgcttgcatcttgttgacaattcaaatcagaaaaaaccaggcgaagatggatttcatccactttacaaagttttgccatattataataatttgaaggagcgatgtatccaggcatatcgtccctcagaaaaagtgacaattgatgaaggaatttgcccatttcgaggtcgtgtgagtttccgtgtttacatgcaaaataagcctcataagtatggactgaaagtatatgctgttgctgaagccagtagtggctatgttgtaaattttgaagtttatgctggtaagcatattgttgacaattcttcgtctgcggttattttgcgattgttgtctgacagcagcttgctgaacaaaggccacactgtgtatttagatcgattttattccagtccagagctatttcagcaactggcagagaaaggcactggagctgttggtactgtgaacaaatccaggaaaggattgcctaaagatttagtatctgctaagctgaaaaagggcgaaatgtcttttcggcgtaaagataatgtattggcaatgaagtggaaagataagagagatgtgtatacattgtctacaaggcatcaagcaacatttggtacgcatactaagagaaatgggtctgtagtattgaaaccacttcaggtacttgattacaacctcaataaaattggagtggatattggagaccaacgcctgcagtacaatccgttccagcacagaactgtgaaatggtggcgaaaattatatttccatttgctgcttatgggagtatcaaatgcattttggctgtacaatgcagtgcacaggaagaaaattacaataacagactttataacagtgcttgcagttcagcttgttgaagacgacacacttgaattcattccaagaaatgaaggaactgtaggtcggctaacaaagagacattttttgcagcacatacctgcaactactaagaagtatgctgctcgtgtgtgtcacgtgtgcagttccaggagcaagaaacagagtggcaaggcttctcgcaaagagacacgatacgaatgtgaacagtgtggcgttgcactctgcctggaaccttgctttaaaattttccacactaaaaaacaatatgattctgtgtga